In Lewinellaceae bacterium, the genomic stretch CTTCATGGATATTGGCCCCAATGCTGGTTCCGCATTTCAGTAGTTGTTTTGATATAACATATTCCTTATTCCCCTGCATGACTTTGTATAACCCGATGACCTGCAGGGAAAAGGCAAAGCTTTTTTCGAGCACAATGTTTTTCTTTTGCATAACCACCTCCATTCAACATTCAACCCTCAAAATTCAACATTTCCATAAAGGCTTTCCCTTCATCCAATAACCCGGCGGCATGCGGGGTATCTGTCAGATAACCGGTGGTCTCGCGGAGCAACTTGACGGCTTTCATGCGGCGCATCCAGCGCTCAGAAGGCCGGCGTGCGGCCAGGGCCTCCTGAACGGTGGTCTGGATGTGCTGCAGCTGCTCTAGGAGCTTTTGGGATAGGGTGTACTCCTGGTGCTGCGCCAGGTCGTGGCAAAAAGACAATGTATGAAGGGTAAAATGAAAGCTCTTCTCCTGGATGAATTCTGTGTTCATAAGGTTCTATTTTTGATATGTCGGAATATTCGGCATTTAATGGACGAAAAATCCGGCTAATATCAAACATCCTGGTGAATTATGCAAGAGGCTGACGAATTTTAGAGGTAAAAGAGGTAAAAGAAGTGGCAGAGGTATCAAAGGATGTCCATTCGAAGGCATAACGCCCCGATAGCCCCACGGCTTTTAGCATGGAGCATGGAGCATAGAGCATGGAGGTAAAAGGTAAAAAAAGGTATCAGAAGTATCAGAGGTATCAGAAGTGGCAGAAGTGGCAGAAGTAAAAGAGGTGACAGAGGTATCAAAGGATGTCTCATATCGAAGGCATAACGCCCCGATGGCCCCACGGCTTCAGCCCGGGGACTAGCATGGAGCATAGAGCATAGAGCATAGAGCATGGAGGTAAAAGGTAAAAAAAGGTATCAGAAGTATCAGAAGTATCAGAAGTGGCAGACGTGGAACTCCCTATAACCCCACGGCTTCAGCCCGGGGACTAGCATGGAGCATGGAAGTAAAAGAGGTGGCAGCCTGCTGACCCCCTAAATAGATGGAGAAAATGCGCTTAATTTTATAACCATAAAAAAGAGTGCAAATGACTCGTCACAGAAGGAGCTTCACGGTAGCTCAGAAATTAGAAATCATACAATACAGCAAGCGACATGGGGTAACACGAGCACGGCGGGAATATGAATTGTCGGATAGTGTGTTACGTCGGTGGATTGACCGTTATGAAAAGGATGGCTCCATCGGACTGGAGAATCGATCACCAGTGGTAAAGACCGATTTAGAAGTTGAGAATGAGCAGTTGAAACGAGAGTTAAAAGCGTATAAAGAGATGCTGGCGGAAAAAGAGCTGGCCTTGCGGATCAAAGAAGAGCTGCTAAAAAAAAGCCAAATACGCTTGAAGAACGATTGATGGTCGCAGAAATGTTCATAGCAGAGGGGCATCCGGTGCGTCTAGTATTGAAGTACACCGGTGTTGCATCGAGTACTTACTACGGCAGGAAAGCACGTAGAAATACGAACGGTAAACGTGGATGTCGGGCATCGGAACACACGATGACCTATTCGGGACAATGGGTCTGGAATGAACAGGTCGTAGAAGACATCAAATGGATCCTGGATCAAGAGTTTGTGGATTATGGATACCGAAAAGTCACGCGATGGCTGCAACAGTCCAGGCATTACATGATCAACGAAAAGAAGGTATACCGTTTGATGAAGGAGCATCAATTGGTCAACAAGAAGAAAAGGCAAGCAAGGCCCAGGGACAGGGAATGGGTCAAGGATCTGTTACCACCATGCCGTATCAGTCTGGAGTATCTGGAAATAGATATCAAATATGGCTATGTCCACGGGCAGCGTCGCAATGGATTAACGGTTACCGTGATCGATGTAGAATCCCGTTGGGTGCTGGGTCATTATATGGCCTGGTCGATTCAGAAGAGAGATATTATTAAACTGTTTGAACAGATCTTTTCGCTGTATTCACTTCCGAAGAAAATCTATGTTCGCAACGATAATGGATCCCAATTTATAGCCGCAGAAGTGCGTCAGTATTTTGCCAACCAGCAGGTCAGTCAAGAATTTATCAAACCAGCTACGCCAGAACAGAATGCTCATATTGAATCGTACCACAGCATCGTAGAAAAACTGATCTGGCAGTCTTATGATTTTGAAGACCTCGGACAGGCTTCACAAACGTATGATCGATTTATCCAGTTTTACAATTATGAGCGTATCCATTCAGGTATTGGATACACTTCTCCGTACCGGTATTTGACGAAAAAGAAGATTGACTTACCGGAAAAAAACTTATTGTTGCGTACCGCTTTGTGTTGTCGAAACTTGTCCTGTGATGTAGCAGGACACCGAACGCTAAGAAGCACATTTGATTGACAATGCCCACTTAAGGTTCCGTTCGGTGGGTTTGGCAATCAAAGGTGCTGATCAAGAATCATTGCTGCCAACTAGTAAATGTCCAAATGTGGACCAACATAAAATTTTCATAAGTGTATCGTCTCCCATTTATATGGGGTTAACCCAGCAGAAGTAAAAGAAGTGGCAGAAGTAAAAGAGGTGACAGAGGTATCAAAGGATGTCCCATATCGAAGGCATAACGCCCCGATAGCCCCACGGCTCCAGCCTGGTGGTGCAACGAGTGTCAGTGGTTCAGGGCCTGTAGCCGGGCAGCCATTTCCCGGACCTTGTCCGGATATTGATCTGCAACATTAAGGCGCTCACCGGGGTCTTCGCTCAGATGGTACAGTTGGGGAGAAGCATTAAAACCGGTCTCATTGGCTACCCCCCAGGGCACCATCACGGGACCGTCGTGGGGAGGGATGTATTTCCAGTCGCCTTCGACATAGGTCAATACCTGCTGGATAGCTTCCTGGATCAGCTGGATACGGCCGGTAGTCGAGTCACCCAGCAGTGCAGGCAGCTGATCTTCGCTGTCGGTAGCCTGATCATCAGGAACCACAGTGCCTGTCAGGGCAGCCATTGATCGCACCAGATCTACCTGGCTCATTAGAGCATCCGATGTCTGGCCAACCGGGATACGCCCCGGCCAGGAGGCAATGAAAGGGATGCGGGTACCGGCTTCGAGCGCACTGTATTTGCCGCCACGCAATCCGCCACGGGGCTGATGGTCTCCCAGCAACGCATCGGATTGATCCTGATAGCCATCGTCGGTTACCGGTCCGTTGTCGCTGCTGAAGAGGATCAGCGTTTGGTCCAGGATCTCGTATTGCTCCAGGGCTGACCGGACCTGCCCCACCATCCAGTCGAGTTCGGCAATGGCATCGCCTCGTGGACCCATACCCGAGGTGCCGGCAAAACGCTCATTGGGGGTGCGTGGAACGTGAACATCGATGGTGGAGAGAAAAAGGAAGAAAGGATGGGTGTGGTTGGCACGGATAAATTGGAGTGACTTGGATACCAGCGTGTCGCCGATGTCTTCATCACGCCATAAGGCATCCTGTCCACCCGTCATGTAGCCGATGCGGCTGATGCCATTGACGATGGTTTGATCATGCCCGTGGGAAGGGTGCATGCGGAGCAGTTCCGGATGCTCTTTTCCGGTGGGCTGCTCGCCGATCCGTTCCCGGTAGCTGACGCGGATCGGATCGCGGGGATCAAGTCCTACCACTCCATGATCTTCAACAAAGACACAAGGCACCCGGTCATTGGTGGCTGGTATAAGAAAAGCGTAGTCAAAGCCCAGCTCCAGCGGACCGGGGCGGATGATGCCATTCCAGTCCGGACCTTCAGGTCCGCCGAGGCCCAGGTGCCATTTCCCGACAACCCCTGTCCGATAACCCGCCTGGTGAAATACATCCGCCAGGGTAAAGTAAGTGGTGTCGATGAGCAAGGAAGCGTCACCCGGCGCTACACCGGTTCCTGGTGTTCGGAAAGCATAGCGTCCTGTCAGCATGGAGTAGCGTGAAGGTGTACAGGTAGCCGAACTGGCATAGGCACGGGTAAAACGTAAGCCCTGACGTGCGAGCAAATCAATATTGGGTGTCGCCACACCCGTACCACCATAACAACCTACATCGCCATAACCTAGGTCATCGGCATAGATCAGGATAACATTCGGAGCTTTGGTAAGTCCGGCCGCTTCCGTCTGACCCAAGGGACCACAGGATGAAAAAGGAATGATCAGACAGACCCATAATATTGCTGTTGCAAGCTGCTTCATCCGTTCACATTTAGACTTTTTACCCGGCCTAAGATACCAGTTAAAGCCGAATGAGGCTATTGGGATCCTACTTTGGTTCAAGGAGTTCCTCTTGACATTGATGCTCATTTTCTGGATATTGGAAGGTAGTCAGCGGCAACTGATGACACGATCGGGTGCTGAAAGTCTCCATTCACATAGGTGAAATACGCTAAAAGCGGTTGCGTTATGACCCAGGTTTGCCGATTTATTGATCGTCATCATTTAGCCTTGGGAAGGACTTGAATAACTTAGGAATACAAAATTTGCGTTATGAATCCACAAACTCCTGTAGCTGCAATCATGACCACGAATCTGATTACCGTCCATATGGATGACAGGTATTCGAAAGTCGAAGATGTATTCCTTTCCCATAACATTCATCATATACCGGTCGTGGATCAGGGAAATAAGCTGGTTGGCATTGTCAGCCAAACAGATATGCATAAATTGCTCGATAAGCTAACCAGTAAAACATCGGGCAAGTCGTACAATGAAAAGTTGCTTTCTTCGATGCAGATCGGAGAGTTCATGACCCTGAACCCGCTGGTCATTGAGCCGGAAGATACCATCGGCCTGGCGGCTGACATCATATTGTCCAATAAACTACACGCATTACCGGTTGTGGATGACGGGACACTGGTAGGATTGATCACCAATCATGACTTGCTGGCTTTTGCCTTTGCCGAGTCGACGACGTTCAGTAACGAAGAGTATTCAGAAACCTAATGTCCAAAATTTAAAACCAGTTTGAACTATGGTCGCCAACGTGAAAATATCCGAAATCATGACAAGCAAGGTCATCGCGGTACACCCCGATGACGTGATGGACAAAGTAGGTGAGATTTTTCGTGCCAATCACATCCATCATTTGCCGGTTATCGATCAAAAGAATCAGGTCGTAGGGATTGTGAGTAAAGACGATTACAATTTGCTGTGCGATCACTTTACGCTCTTTCGCCGCGAATACGAAGAGGTCCTGAATAAGAAATTTCTAGCCTCATTATTGGTGAAGGAAGTGATGACCAAGCAGGTCATGACCCTGCACTTCGAAGACCCCATTTCCCTGGCAGTGGGTATATTTCGAGAAAACTTATTCCGGGCGATTCCGATCATTGATGATGACAGAGCATTGTGCGGTATCCTGACGACGTATGATTTGCTTACCTATGCTTTCAGCGAGCCACTTATGCAGATTCACTCCTGATTATCAGGGTGTTTCGCAATGATCAATTGTTCCGGAGTAATCTCAGAGAATATTCCATAAAGGCATGTTTATATTCCGTGATACTGCAAATACCTGCTGAATGCACCGGTAAAACGTAGATAACATGGTGTTTTTATGGCGGGACAGTCCAGGGTTATCTCCGGGATAAAGGTTGAATCTATACGACCCATTTTCCTTCATGCAGACTAAATTCACAAATCGAAATCAGCGATATATCTTATCTTGATTGCATACATTCGCCTTGATGGAGCAATCCGGAAGACAATTGTTATGGTATACGATGGCCCTACTCCTGCTCGTGGGAGTTTTTGGAGAAGTATATCTGCTGACCACCAGTAGAAACCAGTGGGGGCAGGATACTTCCTCACTGGTCTTTTTCCTGGCCTCATTAATGGTGGGTGTTGTCTTGCTGGTTCTTTCCTTTATGCCGGCACCTGCTGCCCGTACTCCCCGGAAGTATCGCCCTGGTTGGGTAAGTATCGCGGCCTGGGTATTTGTGGTCGTATTGCTCGCATTACCGGTTATCCAGGGGGCGTGGCATAAGTTTCCGGTCGATTATACAGATCCTTCCCAATCCGATATCATACCGCAGGTATATGTTTTGGTTGACCGGTTCTGGCATGGTATCAATCCCTATCTGGTAATCAACGAATGGGGTTATGATCTTTCGCCAACGTACCTGCCAATGACCTGGTTGCCCTTTTCGATACCTTATGCTTTAAGCCTTGATTTCCGGATGTATGCATTTGGATTATTCCTTATTGCGGTGGTGGTGAGCATCAAATACTGGCAACCTGGCTGGATTGGCATTTTTGTGGGGTGCGCCTACTTATTTCTTTGGTTGCGCATGGTCGCCATATACGACGATATCGTCTATGGGGTCACCGTCGAATGGATGATTGCCGGATTTTATCTGCTATTCCTGGCATCGTGGCGTTCCCGGTCGGTATGGTTTCAGGCTCTGGCCCTCTCGGCTTGTCTTTTGTCGAGGTATGCATTGGTGTTCTGGTTGCCCATGTTTGCCTTGTATCTGTGGAATTTACGCAATCGCAGACATGTCCTCAAGGGGATAGCCATCGTAGCAGGTGCCGTATTGGTGATGTATGTTTTGCCTTTCTGGCTGCGGGATCCGGGCGGGTTCACCCGGGGTCTGGCCCATCACCAGCGAGCCGCCCTGGCGGAATGGCACGGTCAGCCCTGGCAGGACGATATGAATAAACCGTACACCCTGTACAAAGGTGTCGGCATGGCCAATCGTTTTTTCGAATTATCGGATTTGCCGGAAGAAGCACGTCTGAAGCGTCTGCAACAAACCCAGGTAGCACTATTACTGGGATGGGTAGCCCTGTCAATGGTCTTCTATTGGCGCATGGTTCGCAAAATGATCCACCCCACGTATTTTGTCTGGGGGAGTTTCAAGATCTACCTGGCCTTATTCTACCATTTTTTACAGCTTCCTTACACCTATTTGTTTGTGGTGTTGCTGGCCATCAATATACCCATACTGGTACGGATTTTCCGGGACCGCGGCATTGTTGACCAG encodes the following:
- a CDS encoding arylsulfatase, whose amino-acid sequence is MKQLATAILWVCLIIPFSSCGPLGQTEAAGLTKAPNVILIYADDLGYGDVGCYGGTGVATPNIDLLARQGLRFTRAYASSATCTPSRYSMLTGRYAFRTPGTGVAPGDASLLIDTTYFTLADVFHQAGYRTGVVGKWHLGLGGPEGPDWNGIIRPGPLELGFDYAFLIPATNDRVPCVFVEDHGVVGLDPRDPIRVSYRERIGEQPTGKEHPELLRMHPSHGHDQTIVNGISRIGYMTGGQDALWRDEDIGDTLVSKSLQFIRANHTHPFFLFLSTIDVHVPRTPNERFAGTSGMGPRGDAIAELDWMVGQVRSALEQYEILDQTLILFSSDNGPVTDDGYQDQSDALLGDHQPRGGLRGGKYSALEAGTRIPFIASWPGRIPVGQTSDALMSQVDLVRSMAALTGTVVPDDQATDSEDQLPALLGDSTTGRIQLIQEAIQQVLTYVEGDWKYIPPHDGPVMVPWGVANETGFNASPQLYHLSEDPGERLNVADQYPDKVREMAARLQALNH
- a CDS encoding CBS domain-containing protein, encoding MNPQTPVAAIMTTNLITVHMDDRYSKVEDVFLSHNIHHIPVVDQGNKLVGIVSQTDMHKLLDKLTSKTSGKSYNEKLLSSMQIGEFMTLNPLVIEPEDTIGLAADIILSNKLHALPVVDDGTLVGLITNHDLLAFAFAESTTFSNEEYSET
- a CDS encoding DDE-type integrase/transposase/recombinase; protein product: MVAEMFIAEGHPVRLVLKYTGVASSTYYGRKARRNTNGKRGCRASEHTMTYSGQWVWNEQVVEDIKWILDQEFVDYGYRKVTRWLQQSRHYMINEKKVYRLMKEHQLVNKKKRQARPRDREWVKDLLPPCRISLEYLEIDIKYGYVHGQRRNGLTVTVIDVESRWVLGHYMAWSIQKRDIIKLFEQIFSLYSLPKKIYVRNDNGSQFIAAEVRQYFANQQVSQEFIKPATPEQNAHIESYHSIVEKLIWQSYDFEDLGQASQTYDRFIQFYNYERIHSGIGYTSPYRYLTKKKIDLPEKNLLLRTALCCRNLSCDVAGHRTLRSTFD
- a CDS encoding CBS domain-containing protein; its protein translation is MTSKVIAVHPDDVMDKVGEIFRANHIHHLPVIDQKNQVVGIVSKDDYNLLCDHFTLFRREYEEVLNKKFLASLLVKEVMTKQVMTLHFEDPISLAVGIFRENLFRAIPIIDDDRALCGILTTYDLLTYAFSEPLMQIHS
- a CDS encoding transposase, which produces MTRHRRSFTVAQKLEIIQYSKRHGVTRARREYELSDSVLRRWIDRYEKDGSIGLENRSPVVKTDLEVENEQLKRELKAYKEMLAEKELALRIKEELLKKSQIRLKND